The proteins below are encoded in one region of Candidatus Palauibacter soopunensis:
- a CDS encoding bifunctional oligoribonuclease/PAP phosphatase NrnA, with protein sequence MTVSSMSPARAKALEAIRRRLRDASSVVLTTHVNPDGDGIGSMVALASRLLRHGAEATIVTPSRPPASLRFLLSDIPALVEEDPAAADPLNAADTIAILDTAEPKRLGGLPEHAERTGGVLIDHHPPVGSPLVRPEIRDPSACATGELVYDLLSLDDEGLTRTEAEAIYAAISTDTGSFRFSNTSPRAHAIASVLLETGVDTGALYRELYGVYSRGRLALMRLALEGLEVDPRAPIAWIALDRRALSRTGARSEDMEGLVEFPRRLAGMEVGLLFRGLARNRTKVSLRSNGEVDVSGVAQLLGGGGHAKASGVLVELDLDEAVRVVLDALRPLVEAAVASEKDR encoded by the coding sequence CCCCGACGGCGACGGCATCGGCAGCATGGTAGCGCTGGCATCCCGACTGCTGCGGCACGGAGCCGAGGCCACGATCGTCACGCCGAGCCGGCCGCCCGCCTCGCTGCGATTCCTCCTCAGCGACATCCCGGCGCTCGTCGAAGAGGACCCGGCGGCGGCGGACCCGCTGAACGCAGCCGACACGATCGCCATCCTCGACACCGCCGAGCCGAAGCGTCTCGGCGGGCTGCCCGAGCACGCCGAGCGGACGGGAGGCGTCCTGATCGACCATCATCCGCCCGTGGGGTCTCCGCTCGTGAGACCGGAGATCCGCGATCCCTCCGCCTGTGCGACGGGTGAACTGGTCTACGATCTGCTCTCCCTCGACGACGAGGGACTGACGCGCACGGAAGCGGAGGCCATTTACGCGGCGATCTCGACGGATACGGGCTCATTCCGTTTCTCGAACACCTCCCCCCGCGCGCACGCGATCGCGAGCGTGCTGCTGGAGACGGGCGTGGACACCGGTGCGCTGTACCGTGAGCTGTACGGCGTGTACAGCCGGGGGCGGCTGGCCCTCATGCGGCTGGCCCTCGAGGGTCTGGAAGTCGATCCTCGCGCCCCCATCGCGTGGATCGCGCTGGACCGCAGGGCCCTGTCGAGGACGGGCGCGAGAAGCGAGGACATGGAGGGCCTTGTCGAGTTCCCGCGCCGGCTCGCGGGCATGGAGGTCGGACTCCTCTTCCGCGGCCTCGCGCGCAATCGAACGAAGGTGTCGCTGCGTTCGAACGGGGAGGTGGACGTGTCCGGTGTCGCGCAACTCCTCGGCGGCGGCGGACACGCGAAGGCTTCCGGCGTCCTCGTAGAACTCGACCTGGACGAGGCCGTGCGGGTTGTGCTGGATGCGTTGCGCCCGCTCGTGGAAGCGGCCGTCGCCTCGGAAAAGGACCGGTAG
- the speB gene encoding agmatinase: protein MCRWETAGAVILPIPYEATTSWGTGTRDGPAAIIEASRYIEWYDEELDREPYEVGVCTLPSIDLGTAGPEPAITRLRALYDDLLEAAGDRFVIGLGGEHSISSAPAIAWAERLDGDVTILQFDAHTDLRDRHHDSPWNHACVMRRVLEHRSSGANRGNAADIVAVGIRALTREERDVIREHGIEVVFAHEMRRPGWIERAVEALGENVYITFDVDFFDPSLMPATGTPEPGGGSWWDALDLLSRVFGERNVVGADIVELAPRRGEEASAFTAAKLAYKMIGFWSEYR, encoded by the coding sequence CTGTGCCGTTGGGAAACGGCGGGCGCCGTCATCCTCCCCATCCCCTACGAGGCGACGACGAGCTGGGGGACGGGTACGCGCGACGGTCCGGCCGCGATCATCGAGGCGTCGCGCTACATCGAGTGGTATGACGAGGAACTCGACCGCGAGCCGTACGAGGTCGGCGTGTGCACGCTCCCGTCCATAGACCTCGGCACGGCCGGGCCCGAGCCCGCGATCACGAGGCTGCGGGCCCTGTACGACGATCTGCTCGAGGCCGCGGGGGACCGGTTCGTCATCGGACTGGGCGGAGAACATTCGATTTCCAGCGCTCCGGCCATCGCGTGGGCGGAGCGACTCGATGGCGACGTCACGATTCTTCAGTTCGACGCGCACACCGACCTCAGGGATCGCCACCACGACTCTCCGTGGAATCATGCCTGCGTCATGCGCCGGGTACTCGAGCACCGGTCGAGCGGCGCGAACCGGGGAAACGCGGCGGATATCGTGGCGGTCGGGATCCGCGCGCTCACGCGGGAGGAGCGGGACGTCATCCGCGAACACGGGATCGAAGTCGTGTTCGCGCATGAGATGCGCCGGCCGGGCTGGATCGAGCGGGCGGTGGAGGCGCTGGGGGAGAACGTCTACATCACGTTCGACGTGGACTTCTTCGATCCGTCGCTGATGCCGGCCACCGGCACGCCGGAACCCGGGGGTGGAAGCTGGTGGGACGCACTGGATCTGCTCTCCCGGGTCTTCGGCGAGCGCAACGTGGTGGGCGCGGACATCGTGGAACTCGCCCCCCGGCGGGGCGAGGAGGCCTCGGCCTTCACCGCGGCGAAGCTCGCCTACAAGATGATCGGGTTCTGGTCGGAGTACCGGTAA
- the murQ gene encoding N-acetylmuramic acid 6-phosphate etherase has protein sequence MDPRLTEGRNPRTRAIDRADSATIVHTIQAEDRAVPEAVASQADALARVIDDVVERFRRGGRLVYVGAGTSGRLGVLDAAECPPTFGVDPGLVEAIIAGGSGALVRSAEGAEDSRRGGAEAVGAFGVSPADLVFGIATSGTTPYVLGALAEAASRGAGIGFLGCTAPPAEVTEVADHLILPLVGPEVIAGSTRMKAGTATKLVLNTITTGAMIRSGRVFENLMVDLRARSAKLVDRGLRIFVTLTGASREEARRALIRTGGAVKTALAMHALRVDRALAERYLDCADGFLGLAVERFGGRERPCYGGYPAAPGWPDGATLLARLSAAPDRLVAARAAGAAAEAQGQRIAARRTAWTPGQHAAHLADFERSAVRPRVERWLEAADPSRSLPAFEDWTADAPPPERGFEIETAGFSAERARTVAAVADDPEPVAAVLSRRARVGSETLTLYQFLRGVAQHDTAHETRLRERVHPALLAEGGA, from the coding sequence TTGGATCCCCGTCTAACCGAGGGGCGCAACCCTCGTACCCGCGCCATCGATCGCGCGGACAGCGCGACGATCGTCCATACGATACAGGCGGAAGATCGCGCGGTGCCGGAGGCCGTCGCCTCGCAGGCCGATGCGCTTGCACGCGTCATCGATGATGTCGTGGAGCGCTTCCGTCGCGGCGGACGTCTCGTCTACGTCGGCGCGGGGACGAGCGGCCGCCTCGGCGTGCTCGACGCGGCGGAGTGTCCGCCCACGTTCGGCGTCGACCCGGGCCTCGTGGAGGCGATCATTGCGGGCGGCTCCGGTGCGCTCGTGCGGAGCGCCGAGGGGGCGGAGGATTCCCGGCGGGGAGGAGCGGAGGCGGTGGGGGCGTTCGGCGTCTCGCCCGCGGACCTCGTGTTCGGGATCGCGACCTCGGGGACCACGCCGTACGTCCTCGGGGCGCTGGCGGAGGCGGCGTCGCGAGGAGCAGGGATCGGGTTTCTCGGCTGCACGGCACCGCCCGCGGAGGTCACGGAGGTGGCGGACCACCTCATCCTGCCGCTCGTGGGGCCCGAAGTCATCGCGGGTTCGACCCGCATGAAGGCGGGGACGGCGACGAAGCTCGTACTGAATACGATCACGACGGGGGCGATGATCCGCAGTGGCCGCGTGTTCGAGAATCTCATGGTCGACCTGCGGGCGCGATCCGCGAAGCTGGTCGACCGCGGGCTCCGCATTTTCGTCACGCTCACGGGCGCATCGCGCGAGGAGGCCCGCCGCGCTCTGATCCGCACGGGCGGCGCGGTGAAGACGGCGCTTGCAATGCACGCGTTGCGCGTCGACCGCGCCCTGGCCGAGCGATATCTCGACTGCGCGGACGGCTTTCTGGGCCTCGCGGTCGAGCGCTTCGGCGGCCGGGAGCGTCCCTGCTACGGCGGCTACCCGGCCGCGCCGGGCTGGCCGGACGGCGCGACGCTGCTCGCGCGGCTGAGCGCCGCGCCGGATCGTCTCGTCGCCGCGCGCGCGGCCGGCGCCGCGGCCGAAGCGCAGGGGCAGCGCATCGCGGCGCGTCGAACCGCGTGGACGCCGGGCCAGCACGCCGCGCACCTGGCGGACTTCGAGCGGAGCGCCGTGCGGCCGCGGGTCGAGCGGTGGCTCGAGGCCGCCGACCCGAGCCGATCCCTCCCGGCATTCGAAGACTGGACCGCGGACGCCCCTCCGCCCGAACGCGGCTTCGAGATCGAGACCGCCGGTTTTTCCGCGGAGCGGGCCCGCACGGTGGCGGCCGTAGCCGATGACCCGGAGCCGGTCGCCGCGGTCCTCTCTCGTCGCGCCCGCGTCGGCTCCGAGACGTTGACCCTGTATCAGTTTCTCCGAGGCGTCGCGCAGCACGACACCGCGCACGAAACGAGGCTGCGGGAGCGCGTGCACCCGGCATTGCTGGCGGAGGGGGGCGCGTGA
- a CDS encoding sodium:solute symporter family protein: MSPADWWIVAIYLALTFGVGLWLSRRARGSIVDFFVGGRALPWWLAGTSMAATTFSVDTPLYVSALIARRGIAGNWEWWSFGLSHLLLIYLFARLWRRAGIVTDVELTELRYGGRPAAVLRATRAFLFAVPINCISIGFVMLAMRKVVEALGLLPDLSGWMPGDERLWAVVALSIFVLAYAGLAGLWGVVATDFFQFFLALFGAILVAGFALVEIGGIAELKAQLAAAGRSDALRMVPRPGSDALPFGTFLAYLGIQWWAFRRSDGGGEFVQRLLACRTEADAERAAWWFVWLHYVVRAWPWVLVGLVAVVVFPDLADPDLGYPMLMLRYLPAGLLGLVVASFFAAFMSTVSTQINWGASYLVNDLYARFVDPDASSARLVLLGRLASAGIVAAATAAAFFANDIGALFRFMIAIGTGPGAVLILRWFWWRVNAWAELASMLAGFAIALCSYLPAFGAMEFGTRLAVTAFGSAAVWLPVMWFTRAEDEATLLEFYRRVRPAGPGWRAIRERAGVSPDLPLREALLRTAGATLLLFGAMFALGAMLLLEPWTAALSAGVAALGGAGLWILRTRRAV; the protein is encoded by the coding sequence TTGAGTCCGGCCGACTGGTGGATTGTCGCGATCTACCTCGCTCTCACGTTCGGCGTCGGACTGTGGCTCTCGCGCCGCGCACGCGGGAGCATCGTGGACTTCTTCGTCGGGGGACGCGCGCTGCCATGGTGGCTCGCCGGTACGTCGATGGCCGCGACCACCTTCTCGGTGGATACGCCGCTCTACGTCTCGGCCCTCATCGCGCGCCGGGGCATCGCCGGCAACTGGGAATGGTGGTCGTTCGGCCTCTCCCACCTCCTCCTCATCTACCTCTTCGCGCGCCTGTGGCGCCGCGCCGGGATCGTCACGGACGTGGAGCTGACGGAGCTTCGCTACGGCGGCCGCCCCGCCGCCGTCCTGCGGGCCACGCGCGCCTTCCTGTTCGCGGTGCCGATCAACTGCATCTCGATCGGCTTCGTGATGCTGGCCATGCGCAAGGTCGTCGAGGCTCTCGGGCTCCTCCCGGACCTGTCCGGCTGGATGCCGGGAGACGAGCGTCTATGGGCCGTCGTGGCGCTCTCGATCTTCGTGCTCGCCTACGCGGGCCTCGCCGGGCTGTGGGGGGTCGTCGCGACGGACTTCTTCCAGTTCTTTCTCGCCCTCTTCGGGGCCATTCTCGTGGCCGGCTTCGCCCTCGTGGAAATCGGGGGGATCGCGGAACTCAAGGCTCAGCTCGCGGCGGCGGGGCGAAGCGATGCACTACGGATGGTCCCCCGGCCGGGGTCCGATGCCCTCCCGTTCGGGACCTTCCTCGCCTACCTCGGCATACAGTGGTGGGCGTTCCGCCGCTCTGATGGCGGGGGCGAGTTCGTGCAGCGCCTCCTCGCCTGCCGCACGGAAGCGGACGCCGAGCGCGCCGCCTGGTGGTTCGTGTGGCTTCACTACGTGGTCCGCGCGTGGCCCTGGGTGCTCGTCGGACTCGTGGCCGTCGTCGTCTTTCCCGATCTGGCCGATCCCGATCTGGGATACCCGATGCTCATGCTGCGCTACCTTCCCGCCGGCCTCCTGGGGCTCGTCGTCGCGTCGTTCTTCGCCGCCTTCATGTCGACCGTCTCGACGCAGATCAACTGGGGCGCGAGCTATCTGGTGAACGACCTCTATGCCCGCTTCGTCGACCCGGACGCCTCGTCCGCGAGACTCGTGTTGCTGGGCCGGCTCGCCTCGGCCGGCATCGTCGCGGCCGCGACGGCGGCGGCGTTCTTCGCCAACGACATCGGGGCGCTCTTCCGCTTCATGATCGCCATCGGCACGGGGCCCGGGGCCGTGCTCATCCTGCGCTGGTTCTGGTGGCGGGTGAACGCCTGGGCCGAACTCGCCTCCATGCTCGCCGGTTTCGCCATCGCGCTCTGCTCCTATCTGCCGGCGTTCGGCGCGATGGAGTTCGGGACGCGGCTCGCAGTGACCGCTTTCGGATCGGCGGCGGTCTGGCTTCCCGTGATGTGGTTCACGCGCGCCGAGGACGAGGCGACCCTGCTGGAGTTCTATCGACGGGTGCGGCCCGCCGGGCCGGGCTGGCGCGCGATCCGCGAGCGCGCGGGCGTTTCTCCCGACCTTCCCCTCCGCGAGGCGCTGCTGCGGACCGCCGGGGCAACGCTGCTCCTGTTCGGGGCGATGTTCGCCCTCGGCGCCATGCTGCTGCTCGAGCCATGGACGGCCGCCCTTTCCGCCGGCGTGGCCGCTCTGGGCGGAGCCGGACTCTGGATCCTGCGCACCCGGCGGGCCGTCTAG
- a CDS encoding transcriptional repressor: MRRALEAGGHRFTTQRAAVYRVLSGTSSHPTADDVFTSVRERIPDISLATVYKALEAFVTCGVARKLSLGVGPARYDGRTDDHEHIRCLSCGRVQDIEGLRPRDWMEGLAEMTPFNVVGYRLELEGYCPDCLH; this comes from the coding sequence TTGCGTCGCGCCCTGGAAGCCGGTGGACACCGGTTTACGACCCAGCGCGCGGCCGTGTATCGCGTGCTCTCCGGCACGTCCTCGCACCCGACCGCGGACGACGTCTTCACCTCGGTGCGCGAGCGGATTCCCGACATCAGTCTCGCCACGGTCTACAAGGCGCTCGAGGCGTTCGTGACCTGCGGGGTCGCGCGCAAACTCTCGCTCGGCGTAGGTCCGGCGCGCTACGACGGCCGAACCGATGATCACGAACATATCCGCTGTCTCTCCTGCGGCCGCGTGCAGGATATCGAAGGCCTGCGTCCGCGCGACTGGATGGAGGGTCTGGCCGAAATGACGCCGTTCAATGTCGTCGGCTACCGGCTCGAGCTGGAGGGCTACTGCCCCGACTGCCTGCACTGA
- a CDS encoding ABC transporter ATP-binding protein, with the protein MRSLRALLPYFRPYRLGIAAGLTLVIVSNLFTVAGPWVLKMAVDALERELRSDLILRYALVLTAISVVAGATRFWMRKLLNGLSRRMETDIRSALFAHLLRLPPQFFDAWRTGDLVSRSTNDVQAVRMVAGPAIMYAVNTATVATLALGLMIWIDPMLTLWAMIPMVVLPPIVFIFGRQIHERFERIQAQFSEISNFAQENLAGTRIVKAYVREEAQTRRFETLNRDYKSRNLSLARVWGLFHPSLMFFAGVGAVVVLWFGGGQVVRGTITLGDFVAFSFYLTMLMWPMIALGWVTNLFQRGAASMGRLNELFDIVPAVRDPESPVSLTSVRGALEFDDVSFRYPGTERDVLRDISFRIEPGQTVAIVGATASGKSTLAALIPRLYDVTAGTIRLDGVDIRELDLGSLRDSMAFVPQEPFLFSMRLRMNIELQRGGKDAGEPVSDELRSALAVSQLEKTLAILPDGIDTRLGERGINLSGGQKQRATLARAVHRDAPVLILDDALSAVDSETETAILGALREYMSGRTSIIVSHRVSAVRTVDVILVLDEGRLVERGNHEDLIAADGVYARLLRRQLVAEELERIEQRRVASA; encoded by the coding sequence TTGAGATCGCTCAGAGCGCTGCTACCCTACTTCCGCCCGTACCGCCTGGGTATTGCGGCCGGGCTTACGCTCGTGATCGTGAGCAACCTGTTCACGGTCGCGGGCCCATGGGTGCTCAAGATGGCGGTCGACGCGCTGGAAAGGGAACTCCGGTCCGACCTCATCCTGCGCTATGCTCTCGTGCTCACGGCGATTTCCGTCGTCGCCGGCGCGACGAGATTCTGGATGCGCAAGCTCCTCAACGGGCTGAGCCGCCGCATGGAGACGGATATCCGGAGCGCCCTCTTCGCGCACCTCCTCAGGCTCCCGCCGCAGTTCTTCGACGCCTGGCGCACGGGCGACCTCGTGAGCCGCTCGACGAACGACGTCCAGGCGGTCCGCATGGTCGCCGGCCCTGCGATCATGTACGCGGTGAACACGGCCACCGTCGCGACGCTGGCGCTCGGGCTCATGATCTGGATCGATCCCATGCTCACGCTCTGGGCGATGATCCCGATGGTCGTCCTCCCCCCCATCGTGTTCATCTTCGGCCGACAGATTCATGAGCGCTTCGAGAGAATCCAGGCCCAGTTCTCGGAGATCTCCAACTTCGCCCAGGAGAATCTGGCGGGGACCCGCATCGTGAAGGCGTACGTGCGGGAGGAGGCTCAGACCCGACGTTTCGAGACCCTCAACCGGGACTACAAATCGCGCAATCTCTCCCTCGCCCGCGTGTGGGGGCTGTTCCATCCGTCACTCATGTTCTTCGCGGGCGTCGGCGCGGTCGTCGTACTGTGGTTCGGGGGCGGACAGGTCGTCCGCGGCACCATCACCCTCGGCGATTTCGTCGCCTTCTCCTTCTACCTCACGATGCTGATGTGGCCCATGATCGCGCTCGGCTGGGTCACGAACCTCTTCCAGCGCGGCGCCGCCTCGATGGGCCGCCTCAACGAACTGTTCGATATCGTGCCCGCTGTCCGGGACCCGGAGTCGCCGGTCTCGCTCACGTCGGTGCGGGGCGCGCTGGAGTTCGACGACGTTTCCTTCCGCTATCCGGGGACTGAGCGCGATGTGCTGCGGGACATCTCCTTCCGAATCGAACCCGGGCAGACGGTCGCCATTGTCGGCGCAACCGCGAGCGGCAAGTCCACCTTGGCCGCGCTCATCCCCCGTCTCTACGACGTGACGGCGGGGACGATTCGTCTGGATGGCGTGGATATCCGGGAACTCGACCTCGGTTCGCTGCGCGATTCGATGGCCTTCGTGCCACAGGAGCCGTTCCTGTTCAGCATGCGGCTGAGGATGAACATCGAACTCCAGCGCGGAGGGAAGGACGCGGGAGAGCCGGTCTCGGACGAACTCCGCAGCGCGCTCGCCGTCTCGCAACTGGAGAAGACGCTGGCCATCCTTCCCGACGGGATCGACACGCGCCTGGGCGAGCGCGGCATCAACCTCTCGGGCGGACAGAAGCAGCGAGCCACGCTGGCCCGGGCGGTCCACCGCGATGCGCCCGTCCTCATCCTGGACGACGCCCTGTCGGCCGTGGATTCGGAGACGGAAACCGCGATCCTGGGGGCGCTGCGCGAATACATGTCCGGGCGCACCTCCATCATCGTCTCTCACCGCGTGTCGGCGGTGCGCACTGTCGACGTGATCCTGGTCCTCGACGAAGGACGCCTCGTCGAGCGCGGCAACCATGAAGATCTGATCGCGGCCGACGGCGTCTACGCGCGCCTGCTTCGCCGCCAGCTCGTGGCCGAGGAACTCGAGCGCATCGAGCAACGGCGCGTCGCGAGCGCCTGA
- a CDS encoding anhydro-N-acetylmuramic acid kinase, protein MTLWVGVMSGTSLDGIDVAVVETAGDGEQPTDWRVVAFETESYDSAARERIAMAITAGSAAAICALDFELGERIGAAVNRTLASASLLPADIEAIGSHGQTVWHEPPAGDRSGSTLQLGQAAVIAERTSCAVVSDFRVRDVAAGGEGAPLTAYTDWLLFRARESRAIQNIGGIGNVTALPAESSEATPQAYDTGPGVVLIDGAVEFLTEGRSRFDLDGGMARRGAVSQDALSDWLSDPFFRRPPPRSTGRERFSQDRLLEWLRRHAALSPRDTIATLTELTARTIADAYRWIEEPPAACYLCGGGARNPVLVSRLERLLDPVPVRDLSALGLDADAREAVAFALLARQHVLGYPANAPWATGARGPRLLGVRTAA, encoded by the coding sequence GTGACCCTCTGGGTCGGTGTGATGTCCGGGACATCGCTGGACGGCATCGACGTCGCCGTCGTCGAGACGGCGGGTGACGGCGAGCAGCCGACGGACTGGCGCGTCGTCGCCTTCGAGACGGAGAGCTACGACAGCGCCGCGCGCGAACGGATCGCCATGGCCATCACCGCGGGGAGCGCCGCGGCGATCTGCGCGCTCGACTTCGAGCTGGGTGAGAGGATCGGCGCGGCCGTGAATCGGACGTTGGCTTCCGCCTCCCTCCTGCCGGCGGACATCGAAGCCATCGGCAGCCACGGCCAGACGGTATGGCATGAGCCTCCCGCGGGCGACCGGAGCGGGTCGACGCTGCAACTCGGCCAGGCGGCGGTCATCGCCGAGCGCACCTCGTGTGCAGTCGTCTCGGACTTCCGCGTGCGGGACGTGGCGGCGGGCGGGGAAGGCGCGCCCCTCACGGCCTATACCGACTGGCTCCTCTTCCGCGCACGGGAATCGCGCGCGATCCAGAACATCGGCGGAATCGGCAACGTGACGGCGCTCCCCGCCGAATCGAGTGAGGCGACGCCGCAGGCCTACGACACCGGCCCCGGGGTCGTGCTCATCGATGGCGCGGTCGAGTTCCTTACGGAGGGGCGATCCCGCTTCGACCTCGACGGAGGCATGGCGCGGCGCGGCGCGGTGAGCCAGGACGCCCTCTCCGATTGGCTGAGCGATCCCTTCTTCCGCCGGCCCCCGCCCCGGTCGACGGGACGCGAGCGCTTCTCGCAGGATCGCCTGCTCGAATGGCTGCGGAGACACGCCGCGCTTTCGCCCCGAGACACGATCGCCACCCTGACGGAACTCACCGCGCGCACGATCGCGGACGCCTACCGCTGGATCGAGGAGCCTCCGGCGGCGTGCTATCTCTGCGGCGGCGGAGCCCGGAACCCGGTTCTCGTATCGCGATTGGAGCGGCTGCTGGATCCCGTGCCCGTCCGCGATCTCTCCGCCCTCGGCCTCGACGCGGACGCCCGCGAGGCCGTGGCCTTCGCGCTCCTGGCGAGACAGCATGTCCTCGGGTATCCCGCCAACGCCCCGTGGGCCACCGGTGCGCGCGGTCCCCGCCTGCTCGGAGTGCGGACCGCCGCGTGA
- a CDS encoding glycoside hydrolase family 3 N-terminal domain-containing protein, protein MIRPDVDPARVVIDALRLDRWSPDEVERRADRALSLGVGGFILFGGEAERVGRLVERIRDDAARPLWIGADLERGAGQQIRGLIELPPPAALAAPPDPGAAVAAAGRVTAREALSVGINWVIAPVLDLDAEPDNPIIATRSFGADPRRVGELGVRWIDACQSAGAAACAKHFPGHGRTTEDSHIGLPSIDAAAELLEEDLAPFSAAADRVASVMVAHVAYPALGGERAATVEPNIVSGLLRGRLGFEGVVTTDAMIMGGAGPDDASAAVEAVAAGCDLICYPADAGATIASLARAAHDARFAARLEEAVTRSARTCPPSARTSRPEFEPVAFARDTIVGDAEVLRGWTPRTPTRVVGVSDDPDVGPPAGRAGALGTIVADELRATGWRITDRSDCGQCIVVLAATPRGWKGRGAPATEVVEETRALIRSAHRGLVVLLGHRRWLDVLGVPGICAWSTETVMERAAADWIRSAVGAAAGTRLGGADR, encoded by the coding sequence GTGATCCGGCCCGACGTGGACCCGGCCCGGGTCGTCATCGATGCGCTCCGGCTCGACCGCTGGTCGCCGGATGAGGTGGAGAGGCGCGCGGACCGGGCGCTCTCCCTCGGGGTGGGGGGCTTCATTCTGTTCGGCGGCGAAGCGGAACGCGTCGGTCGTCTGGTCGAACGGATCCGCGACGACGCGGCGCGGCCGCTCTGGATCGGGGCGGATCTCGAGCGGGGCGCGGGTCAGCAGATCCGGGGTCTGATCGAGCTGCCGCCGCCCGCCGCTCTGGCGGCGCCACCGGATCCCGGCGCAGCCGTCGCCGCGGCGGGTCGTGTGACGGCCCGGGAAGCACTGTCCGTCGGGATCAACTGGGTCATCGCACCGGTGCTCGATCTGGATGCGGAACCTGACAACCCGATCATCGCCACGCGCAGTTTCGGCGCGGACCCGCGGCGTGTCGGAGAGCTGGGCGTCCGCTGGATCGACGCCTGCCAATCCGCCGGAGCCGCGGCGTGTGCGAAACACTTCCCGGGCCACGGAAGGACGACCGAGGACTCGCATATCGGACTTCCCTCCATCGATGCCGCCGCCGAGCTTCTCGAGGAGGATCTCGCGCCTTTCTCCGCCGCCGCGGACCGGGTCGCAAGCGTGATGGTGGCGCACGTCGCCTATCCGGCACTCGGCGGCGAGCGGGCGGCGACGGTGGAGCCGAACATCGTCTCGGGACTTCTTCGCGGACGACTGGGCTTCGAAGGGGTCGTGACGACGGACGCCATGATCATGGGCGGCGCCGGCCCCGACGATGCGAGCGCCGCGGTCGAGGCGGTCGCCGCGGGCTGCGATCTCATCTGCTACCCGGCCGATGCCGGCGCGACCATCGCGTCGCTGGCGCGGGCCGCTCACGACGCGCGCTTTGCCGCCAGGCTCGAGGAGGCCGTGACCCGCTCGGCCCGTACGTGCCCGCCCTCCGCGCGGACGTCGCGGCCGGAGTTCGAGCCGGTCGCGTTCGCCCGGGACACGATCGTGGGGGATGCGGAGGTCCTGCGCGGCTGGACGCCGCGGACGCCGACGCGGGTCGTCGGAGTGTCGGACGACCCCGATGTCGGGCCGCCGGCCGGCCGGGCGGGAGCGTTGGGCACGATCGTCGCCGACGAGCTGCGCGCGACCGGCTGGCGGATCACGGACCGCTCAGATTGCGGGCAGTGCATCGTCGTGCTCGCCGCGACACCTCGCGGCTGGAAGGGCCGCGGCGCACCCGCGACGGAAGTCGTCGAGGAGACGCGCGCTCTCATCCGCTCCGCGCACCGCGGCCTCGTCGTGCTGCTCGGCCACCGCCGCTGGCTCGATGTGCTCGGCGTCCCCGGCATCTGCGCGTGGTCCACCGAGACGGTGATGGAACGAGCCGCCGCGGACTGGATACGCTCCGCGGTCGGCGCGGCTGCGGGGACGCGGCTCGGCGGGGCGGACCGTTGA